The following proteins come from a genomic window of Nitrospiraceae bacterium:
- a CDS encoding caspase family protein, translating to MPLPTLRHKQASLIIILSCLFFSWNCVSVSAQMGKPEVLYYKSWAVIIGIENYLVAPKLPGAVDEGKTVAHALRQLGFEEVVELYDKDASLRRLQQTLTDFLPRKVGRQDRLVLYFVGHAGITQDSAGKDLGYLVPWDAQLGTVSKAITFEQLKEFTRRTASKHTLLIFNAAVRGWEETAAQQLSLEGRSAPEEDTEKRVVQILTAADKGETLSQTQGKSLFIQMLIDGLQGRADQDKNGWLMASEVGRYVKQQVEQATQGKQHPLFSRLEGDGDTILVEGRKAAFIMGAGPQTPAERQKAAKTQYEQAFALLQAGKSADEALERLNKAIEYDPAFGDAYVLKSYVRFEVLPNLDEAMSAANLAVQHAPNNPDSYYTLGLIQQKRGNYAEAEQAMRKAVAVNPNYADVYFSLGELYADQINDQPKAVESFRRYLELGGTNPRARAAVEKGGSSNP from the coding sequence ATGCCTTTGCCGACGCTCCGACATAAGCAAGCCTCGCTCATCATCATCCTCTCATGTCTCTTCTTCAGCTGGAACTGTGTTTCTGTCTCTGCCCAAATGGGAAAGCCGGAGGTTCTTTATTACAAATCCTGGGCGGTGATTATCGGGATTGAGAATTATCTGGTTGCGCCGAAACTTCCTGGCGCGGTCGACGAGGGCAAGACCGTCGCTCACGCGCTTCGACAGCTTGGATTTGAGGAGGTTGTCGAGCTCTACGACAAGGATGCAAGTCTCCGTCGTCTGCAACAAACTCTCACGGATTTCTTGCCGAGAAAAGTCGGCAGGCAGGATCGACTTGTCCTGTATTTTGTCGGGCATGCGGGCATCACCCAGGATTCAGCCGGAAAGGATCTTGGATATCTGGTCCCGTGGGATGCCCAGCTTGGAACTGTCTCAAAGGCGATCACCTTTGAGCAGCTCAAGGAATTTACCAGGCGGACGGCTTCAAAACACACGCTGCTGATTTTCAATGCAGCGGTCCGGGGGTGGGAAGAAACCGCCGCTCAACAATTGTCGCTTGAAGGGCGGTCGGCCCCTGAAGAGGATACGGAAAAACGGGTGGTGCAGATACTGACGGCGGCCGACAAGGGCGAGACGTTGAGTCAGACCCAAGGGAAAAGTCTTTTCATCCAGATGCTTATCGACGGACTTCAGGGCCGCGCCGATCAGGACAAAAATGGCTGGTTGATGGCCTCCGAAGTGGGAAGATACGTCAAGCAGCAGGTTGAACAGGCGACACAAGGCAAGCAGCACCCGTTGTTTTCTCGCTTGGAGGGAGACGGCGATACGATCCTGGTGGAGGGACGGAAGGCGGCCTTCATCATGGGGGCGGGACCGCAGACGCCGGCAGAACGACAAAAGGCAGCGAAAACGCAGTATGAGCAGGCCTTTGCCCTCCTGCAGGCCGGCAAGTCTGCTGACGAGGCGCTGGAACGACTGAACAAGGCGATCGAATACGATCCCGCGTTTGGAGATGCCTATGTGCTGAAGAGCTACGTGCGGTTCGAAGTGCTGCCGAATCTGGACGAGGCGATGTCTGCGGCCAATTTGGCGGTCCAACATGCGCCGAATAATCCGGATTCATATTACACGCTGGGGTTGATTCAACAGAAGCGGGGCAACTATGCGGAAGCGGAGCAGGCCATGCGGAAAGCCGTGGCTGTCAATCCCAACTATGCCGACGTCTATTTCTCGTTAGGGGAGTTGTATGCGGATCAGATCAACGATCAGCCGAAGGCCGTGGAGTCGTTCAGGCGTTATCTCGAGTTAGGGGGTACCAATCCCCGTGCCCGCGCCGCCGTGGAAAAGGGCGGTTCCTCCAACCCCTAG
- the acs gene encoding acetate--CoA ligase, which yields MADNIDTLLKESRIYQPTPATRAAAHIQDYEAAYAKSIADPERFWAEAANQLEWFRPWSKVLEWNYPWAKWFVGATCNISHNCLDRHLMAGRKNKVAVIWVGENDQERVFTYGELSRQVNRCANALKALGIKKGDRVSIYLPKIPEQIIAMLACARIGAIHSVVYSGFSAPALATRIQDAEARLVITADVGYDRGKVIQLKPVVDQAVAHCKSVERVVVVRRLKPEIALSSPKEIDWHDWLKPEKTLCEAEQLDSETPLYILYTSGTTGKPKGVVHVHGGYMVGTYLTTKYVFDLKDDDVYFCVADPGWVTGHSYIVYGPLLNGATILTAEGKPDYPNPGRWWDLIARYGVSIFYTTPTAIRLLMRYGEEWPKQFDLSTLRILGSVGEPINPEAWEWFHRVTGGEKPIMDTWWQTETGSILITPLPTVSLKPGSATRPFLGIEADVVDREGKSLPANAGGFAVIKKPWPSMMRTIYKDPERYKAYWNTIPNCYTAGDVCHKDADGYMWFMGRADDVIKVAGNRLGTAEVESAIVSHPAVAEAAVIGKPHKTVGESIKAFIILKQGEKGSDELIQSIKDQVMQELGKIAVPAEIDIVASLPKTRSGKIMRRVLKAKELGQDPGDISTIEE from the coding sequence ATGGCCGACAACATCGACACCCTGTTGAAGGAAAGTCGTATCTACCAACCGACTCCTGCCACCAGAGCGGCCGCCCACATTCAGGATTACGAGGCAGCGTACGCCAAATCGATCGCTGATCCTGAGCGATTCTGGGCAGAGGCTGCCAATCAACTCGAGTGGTTTCGTCCCTGGTCGAAGGTCCTCGAGTGGAATTATCCCTGGGCTAAGTGGTTCGTCGGAGCTACGTGTAACATTTCGCACAACTGCCTCGATCGACACCTCATGGCCGGTCGTAAAAACAAAGTCGCTGTCATTTGGGTGGGTGAAAACGACCAGGAACGGGTGTTCACCTACGGGGAACTGTCCCGACAGGTGAACCGTTGCGCGAACGCATTGAAAGCCTTAGGCATCAAGAAAGGCGACCGGGTCAGCATCTATCTCCCGAAAATTCCCGAGCAGATCATCGCCATGCTCGCCTGTGCCAGAATCGGTGCAATCCATAGCGTGGTCTATTCAGGATTCAGTGCGCCGGCTTTGGCCACGCGCATTCAGGACGCCGAGGCCCGCCTCGTGATCACCGCCGATGTCGGATACGATCGCGGTAAAGTTATTCAGCTCAAACCCGTCGTCGATCAAGCAGTGGCCCATTGCAAGTCCGTTGAACGTGTCGTGGTCGTGCGACGACTGAAACCGGAGATCGCCCTGTCTTCACCGAAAGAAATCGATTGGCATGACTGGCTCAAGCCGGAGAAGACCCTCTGCGAAGCAGAGCAGCTGGACTCTGAGACTCCACTCTACATCTTGTATACGTCCGGGACGACCGGTAAGCCCAAGGGAGTGGTGCACGTTCACGGCGGCTACATGGTCGGCACGTATTTGACGACGAAGTATGTGTTCGACCTCAAAGACGATGACGTGTACTTTTGCGTCGCGGATCCCGGCTGGGTCACGGGACATAGCTATATTGTCTATGGCCCGCTCCTAAACGGCGCGACGATCCTCACAGCTGAGGGGAAACCGGACTATCCAAATCCCGGTCGCTGGTGGGATCTGATCGCACGCTACGGCGTCTCGATCTTCTATACCACCCCCACCGCGATTCGCCTGCTCATGCGATACGGCGAAGAGTGGCCGAAACAATTCGATCTCTCCACGCTCCGCATCCTGGGCAGCGTGGGAGAGCCGATCAACCCGGAGGCCTGGGAGTGGTTTCATCGTGTCACGGGAGGAGAGAAACCGATTATGGATACGTGGTGGCAGACGGAAACGGGCTCTATCCTTATTACTCCTCTGCCGACCGTATCTTTGAAGCCTGGCTCAGCCACGAGGCCGTTCCTGGGCATCGAAGCCGACGTGGTGGACCGGGAAGGGAAGAGCCTCCCGGCCAATGCCGGCGGATTCGCCGTCATCAAGAAACCTTGGCCCTCGATGATGAGAACGATCTATAAAGATCCGGAGCGCTACAAGGCCTACTGGAATACGATTCCGAACTGCTATACCGCTGGTGATGTGTGCCACAAAGACGCGGATGGCTATATGTGGTTCATGGGTCGAGCAGACGACGTGATCAAAGTGGCGGGCAATCGGCTCGGCACGGCCGAAGTGGAGAGCGCGATCGTCAGTCACCCCGCTGTGGCGGAGGCGGCGGTCATCGGGAAGCCGCACAAAACGGTCGGCGAGTCCATCAAAGCCTTCATCATTCTGAAGCAGGGCGAAAAAGGAAGCGATGAGCTGATTCAATCGATCAAAGATCAGGTGATGCAAGAACTGGGGAAGATCGCCGTGCCGGCCGAGATCGACATCGTGGCTTCGCTCCCGAAAACTCGTTCCGGCAAAATCATGCGACGGGTGCTGAAAGCAAAGGAGCTTGGACAAGATCCCGGCGATATCTCGACCATTGAAGAGTAG
- a CDS encoding IPT/TIG domain-containing protein codes for MVRSSWRMSLVVGMVIGGFLCGTLGMAPAAESDTKVKKPKTSQEPKAAKPKGEKPKFKTAETAGKATACFGVAPKIDKVSPDEGKPGDKVTITGANFGSTECLRSVSFGPGHTATFKMESATKITATVPSGGRKGLAILTVTTASGEDSKPFLVK; via the coding sequence ATGGTCCGATCTAGCTGGAGGATGAGTTTGGTCGTGGGCATGGTCATCGGCGGATTCCTCTGCGGCACTCTGGGCATGGCGCCAGCAGCGGAGTCGGATACAAAGGTGAAGAAGCCCAAAACCAGCCAGGAACCAAAAGCGGCAAAACCGAAGGGGGAAAAGCCCAAATTCAAGACGGCTGAAACAGCGGGAAAGGCAACGGCCTGCTTTGGAGTTGCTCCGAAGATCGACAAGGTTAGTCCAGATGAGGGCAAGCCCGGCGATAAGGTGACCATTACCGGAGCGAATTTCGGAAGCACCGAGTGTTTGCGCAGCGTCTCATTCGGTCCTGGTCACACAGCCACCTTCAAGATGGAGAGCGCAACGAAGATTACCGCAACCGTCCCGAGCGGCGGTCGGAAGGGATTGGCTATTCTGACGGTGACCACGGCATCAGGCGAGGATTCGAAGCCGTTCCTCGTGAAGTAA
- a CDS encoding riboflavin synthase codes for MFTGIVEEMGAVTAVEKTLAGTRLTILAATVLSDLKIGDSVSINGTCLTVVTKGERNFAVEVSPETLSVTTLGHLTTGAPVNLERAMKLNERIGGHLVAGHVDGVGTIRDRHQEGNAIFFTIEAPHEILRYCVVKGSITVDGISLTVNDVTEKGFSVAIIPHTAKVTTLGLKQPGDSVNLESDLIGKYVERLLQERNQLPKSIPVIDKEYLQKHRLI; via the coding sequence ATGTTCACCGGCATCGTAGAGGAAATGGGCGCCGTAACGGCAGTAGAGAAGACTCTCGCAGGGACGAGACTGACGATTCTCGCCGCGACCGTTTTAAGTGATCTCAAGATCGGTGATAGCGTCAGCATCAACGGCACTTGCCTCACGGTCGTGACCAAGGGTGAGCGCAACTTCGCGGTGGAGGTTTCTCCTGAGACCCTATCGGTGACGACGCTCGGTCATTTGACGACAGGGGCCCCAGTGAATCTCGAGCGGGCGATGAAACTCAACGAGCGCATCGGGGGGCATCTTGTAGCCGGCCATGTCGATGGAGTGGGCACTATTCGCGACCGTCATCAAGAGGGCAACGCCATCTTTTTCACGATCGAGGCGCCGCACGAGATTCTGCGCTACTGTGTGGTGAAGGGGTCGATCACTGTCGATGGGATTAGTCTCACAGTCAACGACGTGACTGAGAAGGGATTCTCGGTTGCCATCATCCCACACACCGCCAAGGTGACGACGCTCGGCCTGAAGCAACCAGGGGATTCAGTCAATCTCGAATCCGACCTTATCGGCAAATACGTGGAGCGACTGCTGCAAGAGCGAAATCAGCTTCCTAAGTCCATACCGGTCATCGACAAAGAATATTTGCAGAAGCATCGCCTGATTTAA
- a CDS encoding MFS transporter — protein MTTTRSFILLCTIGVFCFISYNMVRMPVLALFAESLGAGPERIGLIVSVSTLTGVFLKLPSGALSDIYGRRLLLRIGVVAFGLPPFLYPFVSDLNVLTTLRFVHGLATAIFAPSALATVAELYRERRGAALGTYTACTQSGALLGPFIGGYLVYAAGFSSAFVTAGVFGCVAVAIFYSLRLNAPPPRLHEKGLTPLLAEMWKGFTIMAKNRKVLITSSTDAAKMIANGALMAFLPLYGVAAGLNPGEVGLLFTVQAFTSFCSKPIMGRVSDRLGRQPLIMIGLLICAATFVCIPHVSLFAFLLVLSAGFGFGEAVVSSSSSALVADSSEFKTLGAGMGMQGTIMDIGHASGPLLAGVLIERMSYANAFAIIAGIQLLAAGVFWLTMRRA, from the coding sequence ATGACCACCACGCGCAGTTTTATTTTGCTCTGTACGATCGGCGTATTCTGTTTCATCAGCTACAACATGGTGCGCATGCCTGTCTTGGCCTTGTTTGCGGAATCGCTGGGGGCCGGCCCAGAACGTATCGGCCTGATCGTGTCGGTCTCAACTCTCACCGGGGTGTTCCTCAAGCTGCCGTCTGGTGCGCTGTCAGACATTTATGGCCGGCGGCTGCTATTGCGCATCGGGGTCGTGGCTTTCGGGTTGCCGCCCTTTCTTTATCCATTCGTATCCGATTTGAATGTGCTGACAACTTTGCGGTTCGTCCATGGACTTGCTACGGCGATTTTCGCGCCGAGCGCTCTGGCGACCGTGGCTGAGCTCTATCGCGAGCGACGCGGCGCCGCACTCGGGACTTATACCGCCTGTACGCAATCCGGCGCCCTACTGGGTCCCTTTATCGGAGGCTATCTTGTCTATGCCGCCGGGTTCTCATCCGCGTTCGTGACGGCGGGAGTCTTTGGCTGTGTTGCCGTTGCAATCTTTTATAGCCTCCGCCTGAATGCACCCCCGCCACGGCTTCATGAGAAAGGGCTCACGCCACTACTGGCGGAGATGTGGAAAGGTTTTACGATCATGGCGAAAAACCGGAAGGTTCTGATTACCAGCTCCACGGATGCCGCCAAGATGATTGCCAATGGGGCCCTTATGGCGTTCCTCCCGCTCTATGGCGTGGCCGCTGGATTAAACCCTGGCGAAGTCGGTCTTCTCTTTACCGTGCAAGCGTTCACGTCGTTCTGTTCGAAGCCGATCATGGGGCGGGTATCCGATCGGCTGGGGAGGCAGCCGCTCATCATGATCGGATTGCTGATTTGCGCAGCAACCTTCGTCTGTATACCGCATGTCTCGCTCTTTGCTTTCTTGCTTGTCCTTTCTGCGGGATTCGGATTTGGTGAAGCCGTGGTCTCGTCTTCCTCCTCGGCGCTCGTCGCCGATAGTTCTGAATTCAAAACGCTCGGTGCAGGCATGGGGATGCAGGGGACCATTATGGACATCGGCCACGCAAGCGGACCGCTGCTCGCCGGGGTGTTAATCGAACGGATGAGCTATGCGAATGCGTTTGCCATCATTGCGGGCATTCAGCTGCTGGCGGCAGGGGTGTTCTGGCTGACCATGAGACGGGCATAG